One Gloeothece verrucosa PCC 7822 DNA window includes the following coding sequences:
- a CDS encoding phytoene desaturase family protein, with translation MNDKNSRLDIIIIGSGIGGLCAGALLARYGKKVLICESHSLPGGAAHSFSRDGFKFDSGPSFYCGLGSQKPSLNPLKQVLDLLGESLEVVPYDPLGHYHFPEFTLPIYSDLNAYRQAISQITPAGAMQLERFEKRLLSLYDCLKDIPTIALRSDWQVIPTLILKYGQSLIKFLPQLQVINASVGQIMDQYISDPWVRRLIDLECFLLSGLKAEGTIAPEVAFMLGERTRAGVEYPKGGSEAIVNALVRGLKRWGGELRVKSHVQKILVEKGKVSGIKLQNGEVIRANIVISNASIWDTYEKLLSPEDLPKAYLKKSLETPAIPSFMHLHLGIKADGLEGLTGHHVVVHDSQKDLTEPGNTCMISIPSVWDQTLAPNGHHLIHTYTLELWEGWEKNADYPEKKKQRAQSLYQALEKVIPDIRQRVVLELIGTPLTHAHYLRRYRGTYGPAISAEQGLFPHCYTPITGLYRVGDSTLPGIGVPAVAASAILCANTLVSAAQISELIN, from the coding sequence ATGAATGATAAAAACTCAAGGCTCGATATTATTATTATTGGTAGTGGGATTGGTGGATTGTGTGCCGGTGCATTATTAGCTAGATACGGAAAAAAAGTCTTAATCTGTGAAAGTCATTCCCTGCCCGGAGGAGCCGCTCATAGTTTTTCTCGGGATGGTTTTAAGTTTGATTCGGGTCCCTCTTTTTATTGTGGTTTAGGTAGCCAAAAACCTAGTCTTAATCCTCTTAAACAGGTTCTAGATTTGTTAGGAGAATCTCTCGAGGTTGTGCCTTATGATCCTTTGGGACATTATCATTTTCCGGAATTTACTTTACCTATTTATAGTGATTTAAATGCCTATCGTCAAGCCATCTCCCAAATTACTCCAGCCGGAGCTATGCAGTTAGAAAGATTTGAGAAGCGGCTTTTATCTCTTTATGATTGTCTTAAAGATATTCCCACGATCGCGTTGCGTTCTGATTGGCAAGTGATCCCTACTTTAATTTTAAAATATGGTCAGAGTTTAATCAAGTTTTTGCCGCAATTACAGGTCATTAATGCTTCAGTGGGGCAAATCATGGATCAATACATAAGCGATCCTTGGGTGAGGCGATTAATTGATTTAGAATGTTTTTTATTATCGGGATTAAAAGCCGAGGGAACCATCGCGCCTGAAGTGGCTTTTATGTTAGGAGAACGCACTCGCGCCGGGGTAGAATATCCAAAAGGAGGGAGTGAAGCAATTGTCAATGCTTTGGTTAGAGGGTTGAAGCGCTGGGGAGGAGAGTTAAGAGTAAAAAGCCATGTGCAAAAAATTTTAGTAGAAAAGGGAAAAGTTAGCGGCATTAAATTACAAAACGGTGAAGTCATTCGAGCGAATATTGTTATTTCTAATGCGAGTATTTGGGATACTTATGAAAAATTATTATCTCCCGAAGACTTGCCGAAAGCTTATTTAAAGAAGAGTTTAGAAACGCCAGCCATTCCGAGTTTTATGCACCTGCATTTAGGGATTAAAGCGGATGGTTTAGAAGGATTAACCGGTCATCATGTGGTGGTTCATGATAGTCAAAAAGATCTTACTGAACCGGGTAATACTTGTATGATTTCTATTCCTTCTGTCTGGGATCAAACCCTAGCTCCTAATGGACATCATCTCATTCATACTTATACCTTAGAACTTTGGGAAGGATGGGAAAAAAATGCCGATTATCCCGAGAAGAAAAAACAGCGAGCGCAGTCTTTATATCAAGCTTTAGAAAAAGTTATTCCGGATATTCGCCAACGAGTGGTTTTAGAATTAATAGGAACCCCGTTAACCCATGCTCATTACTTACGCCGATATCGAGGCACTTATGGACCGGCAATTTCAGCAGAACAAGGGTTATTTCCCCATTGTTATACTCCCATTACCGGATTATATCGTGTGGGAGATAGTACCTTACCGGGCATTGGTGTTCCTGCCGTTGCCGCTTCAGCAATTTTATGTGCAAATACCTTAGTTTCGGCGGCTCAAATTTCGGAATTAATCAATTAA
- a CDS encoding YihY/virulence factor BrkB family protein — MIQFLRTKIIPSKIVQLLIRTVLKWQQDQCLEMGAALSYYSLFSLFPTLLVILSIFSFFLGPNTEAYNQILHLAKEGLPSEAFQIIEETLIHMNQSSVGAGIVGFSILFFSASQAFDVLSRSINKIWQVPQKYHSKRKIITALLNFIQARIFAFTLVLGTAGIILLSLIFNILTKLLLFLLENVAATVNFIKIDKAFLVAKIQLGTTFFLLLLVVMILFKILPSTKIKWRDIWLGSLLTATSLFFLQQLASNSVIRIGTRFQYYGVIGGVMVLLLWIYLTCEIFFLGSEFTFIYAQLFGSRRSE, encoded by the coding sequence ATGATTCAGTTTTTGAGAACAAAAATTATTCCATCAAAGATTGTTCAGTTATTAATTCGCACAGTTTTAAAATGGCAGCAAGATCAATGTTTAGAAATGGGAGCGGCTTTATCTTATTATTCGCTGTTTTCCCTTTTTCCAACTTTGTTAGTCATTCTAAGTATTTTTAGCTTTTTTCTCGGGCCGAATACTGAGGCATATAATCAAATTTTGCATTTAGCTAAAGAAGGATTACCCTCGGAGGCATTTCAGATTATTGAAGAAACTTTAATTCACATGAATCAAAGTAGTGTGGGTGCCGGAATAGTTGGCTTTTCCATCTTATTTTTTAGCGCGAGTCAGGCTTTTGATGTTCTGAGCCGCTCCATCAATAAAATTTGGCAAGTTCCCCAAAAATATCATAGCAAAAGAAAGATAATTACGGCACTGCTAAACTTTATTCAAGCTCGAATATTTGCTTTTACTCTTGTGCTTGGAACGGCGGGAATAATTTTACTTTCTTTAATTTTCAATATTCTGACTAAACTTTTACTGTTCCTTTTAGAAAACGTTGCCGCTACTGTCAATTTTATCAAAATCGATAAAGCTTTTTTAGTAGCCAAAATTCAACTCGGAACGACTTTTTTTCTTCTGTTGCTAGTGGTGATGATTTTATTCAAAATTTTACCCTCAACTAAAATTAAATGGAGAGATATTTGGCTCGGCTCATTATTAACAGCAACAAGTCTTTTTTTTCTACAACAATTAGCGAGTAATAGTGTCATCAGAATCGGGACAAGATTTCAATATTATGGTGTGATTGGCGGAGTCATGGTTTTATTGCTTTGGATTTACCTAACCTGTGAAATTTTCTTTTTAGGCAGTGAGTTTACTTTCATTTATGCTCAATTATTTGGGAGTCGTCGTAGTGAGTAA
- a CDS encoding HAD family hydrolase, producing MSKQSPTILALDFDGVICDGMLEYFQSSKRTYQKIWGSETCNIDDLASSFYRLRPVIEIGWEMPILIRALVLETPETEMFNNWSNICQKIISSENLNPKEITETLDAVRDEWIRTDLQGWLKLHQFYPGIIDKLSKVLHSSTQLYIITTKEGRFVKQLLEQQGINLSENAIFGKEVKRPKYETLRYILEIKSEIPKNIWFVEDLLKPLQLVQKAADLEGISLYLAAWGYNTEAIRDSLAHEPKIKLLSLEEFTEEFAKWP from the coding sequence ATGTCTAAGCAATCTCCAACTATTTTAGCTTTAGATTTCGACGGGGTTATCTGTGATGGAATGTTAGAATATTTCCAAAGCAGTAAGCGAACTTACCAAAAAATTTGGGGTTCTGAAACTTGTAATATTGATGATTTAGCTTCGAGTTTTTACCGCCTCCGTCCGGTGATAGAAATCGGTTGGGAAATGCCAATTTTAATCCGAGCATTAGTTTTAGAAACTCCTGAAACAGAAATGTTTAATAATTGGTCAAATATTTGTCAAAAAATTATTAGTTCAGAAAATTTAAATCCCAAAGAAATTACTGAAACTTTAGATGCTGTGCGAGATGAATGGATTCGTACTGATTTACAAGGATGGTTAAAACTTCATCAATTTTATCCGGGGATCATTGACAAATTATCTAAGGTTCTTCACTCTTCTACACAGTTGTATATTATCACCACTAAAGAGGGGCGTTTTGTCAAACAACTTTTAGAGCAACAGGGAATAAATTTATCAGAAAATGCCATTTTTGGCAAAGAAGTTAAACGCCCAAAATATGAAACATTACGCTATATATTAGAAATTAAATCAGAAATTCCGAAAAATATTTGGTTTGTTGAAGATTTATTAAAACCGCTTCAATTAGTGCAAAAAGCAGCCGATTTAGAAGGCATCAGTTTATACTTAGCCGCTTGGGGATATAACACTGAGGCAATTAGAGATTCTCTGGCCCATGAGCCGAAGATTAAACTGTTATCTTTAGAAGAATTTACCGAAGAGTTTGCTAAGTGGCCCTAA